Proteins encoded within one genomic window of Scyliorhinus torazame isolate Kashiwa2021f unplaced genomic scaffold, sScyTor2.1 scaffold_669, whole genome shotgun sequence:
- the LOC140406580 gene encoding protein-serine O-palmitoleoyltransferase porcupine-like, with protein MAAVSRQEFFRQLSRGCVLPTAQQGLEQVWQLLLICLGCRVLWRLGLPPWIKHLSSIAGGFYCLHHFFQLQTVWVLLLSLMCYIVLFLCRHSQNKGVFLSVTILIYLLMGEMHMVDTVSWHKMRGAQMIVAMKAISLGFDLDQATVPAMPSPVEFMGYIYFVGTVIFGPWISFGSYLQAMESKRMGFSWFAKVTVSMLKSVACLVVSTCVAPYLFPYFIPLDGERFSNR; from the exons ATGGCAGCCGTCAGTCGACAGGAGTTTTTCCGCCAATTGTCCAGAGGCTGTGTGCTTCCCACTGCCCAGCAGGGCCTCGAACAGGTGTGGCAGCTTCTCCTGATCTGCCTGGGATGTCGCGTGTTGTGGAGGCTGG GTTTGCCCCCCTGGATCAAACACCTGAGCAGTATTGCTGGAGGGTTTTACTGCCTCCACCACTTCTTCCAGTTACAGACGGTGTGGGTGCTGCTGCTGAGCTTGATGTGTTACATTGTGCTGTTCCTGTGTCGTCACTCTCAGAATAAGGGCGTCTTTCTGTCAGTGACCATCCTCATCTACCTGCTCATGGG GGAGATGCATATGGTAGATACAGTCAGCTGGCACAAGATGAGAG GAGCTCAGATGATTGTTGCCATGAAAGCCATTTCGCTGGGGTTCGATCTTGACCAGGCCACAGTTCCTGCGATGCCTTCCCCAGTTGAATTTATGGGCTACATTTACTTTGTGGGGACAGTGATCTTCGGGCCCTGGATAAGCTTTGGAAGTTACCTGCAGGCGATGGAGAGTAAGAGGATG GGCTTCAGCTGGTTTGCCAAGGTCACCGTGAGTATGCTGAAGAGCGTAGCCTGCCTTGTCGTCTCCACCTGCGTCGCTCCTTACCTCTTCCCTTACTTCATTCCTCTTGATGGGGAGAGGTTCTCGAACAGGTGA